Below is a genomic region from Prolixibacteraceae bacterium.
CATTTTTATACAGTGAGAAAGGAATACTATTTATATCTTCAAACTGTTCTATTGGCAGGAATGCTCCTAATACTGCCGAAGAATCAAATGCTTTGGCCTTCTCCCATGGCAAACCTTTTTGCTTCAGATCTTGTTGTATATCTCTTGCAGTAAAGTCAATTCCCAAACCAACCTCAGCATAATAGCGTGGAGCAAATTTGGTGGAAATATTCTTCCCTAGCCTACCTATACGAAAAAGAACCTCCACTTCATAGTGAACTTCATTCGTAAAATCTGGAATGTAGAATGGCTTATTTTTTTGTAAAATTGCAGAATCAGGTTTTAAAAAGAATACTGGTTCTTGAGGAACGTCATTCTTTAACTCTGCAATATGTTTCGCATAATTTCTTCCAATACAAATTATCTTCATCTCACTATTTCTTCATTTTTTCACCCAAACGAATCTGTGTCAACACCTTCTTGGTGTATAGAGGAAAATCACCACCAATCATCCAGCCATAGTAGCCAGGTTGCTCTTCTAACACCTCTGTTACTGGACGACCTTTATTCTTTCCAAAATTAAATACTGGCACATCATCTTCATTGTAAACAATACGACCTGCAAAGTCTACATTGCGATCATAACAAGAGAACTCTGACAATGCCTTAATATCATTCTTTACAGGTACAAAACTCTTACCATTTTCTTCGACTTCAGTCTCCTCATAACGATCAAGTTGTGCTTTCAGTACTTCAAAAGTAGCACGAGTATCAGCCATGGCAGCATGAGCATTTTCCAAACTCTCATTGCAATACATCTTATATGCCGCAGCAAGAGTACGCTTTTCCATTTTATGGAAAATAGTTTGTACATCAACAAACTTACGTTTTCTCATATCAATGTCCACTCCCGCTCGTAGGAACTCTTCTGAAAGTAGTGGGATATCAAAACGGTTTGAATTAAAACCAGCCAGATCACATCCCTCGATAAAACGTGCAATATCTTTTGCTTTCTCTTTGAAAGTAGGGCAATTTGCGACATCTTCATCAGTGATATGATGTACTCTAATTGCTTCTTTAGAGATTTTCATCTCTGGGTTAATACGCATCTCAAACTCCTCTTCTCGTCCATCCACATGGATCTTCAAAAAAGCAAACTCAATAATGCGATCATTTACTATATCTATACCTGTAGTCTCCAAATCAAGAAAGACAATAGGATTCTTTAAATTTAAATTCATACGATACTTATATTGGAATAATATGGAAGAATATTCATTTATAACACCACTTCAAATAAATTGGGCTTACATACAAAAACGAACTAATAGTGAGCTTTGTCTCCATTAGTTCGAATTATTATTTGTTTCTGCAATGATAGTGTTAAACACCCACCATCATTGGCATCAATAATGTCAATATATTTTCATGCTCAAACTCATCCGCACTAGGTAGAATAAGTCCTGCACGAGAAGGATCACACAATTCTAAACGTATCTCTGGTGCATTGATATTATTCAATATCTCTAACAAGAAGGTAGACTTGAATCCGATCTCAATCTCTGCCCCTTCATTGTTACAAGCAACACGCTCCACTCCTGAAATAGCATAATCCACATCTTGTGCTGAAATGACCATCTCTGATTTACGTATATCCAACTTCACTAAGTTACTAGCTTGGTTTGCAAATACAGAAACACGCTTCAATGTGTTGTAAAAATCAAGGCGGTCCACAGTAACAATATTAGGATTGTTCTTTGGTATAACTGAATTATATGGAGGATACTTACCCTCAACCAAACGACAAACCATATAGTAGTCGGTCATTGCGAAAACGGCATTATAATCATCAAATTTCATGGTCACATCGAACTCCTCTTTAGGAAGAATCGCTTTCAATAAAGAGGCAGGTTTCTTCGGAAGAACAAACGATGCTTCAAAATCACATGAAATATCTTTACGTTGATAACGTACCAATTTGTGTGCATCTGTAGCAACAAAGTTTACATTGTTTGTTGAAAATTCCACAAAAATACCATTCATCACAGGTCTTAACTCATCATCAGCCGTAGCATAGATCGTTTTTTCGATACCTTGAAGCAATACATCATGTCCGATCTGAACTAAACGCTGCGACTCTTGCAACTGTGGCAACTCAGGATAATCTTGTCCATCTTGCCCTACGATAGAGAATTTTCCAGTCTCTGAAAGAATCTCAATAGCACAAGTTTCTAAATCCACTTGAAAAGTCAAAGGCTGCTCCGCAAACTCTTTTAACGTATCTGTCAAGATCTTTGAAGGAATCGCAATGTACCCTTCCCCTTCGACACGTTCCGGAATTACAGAACTGATCAAAGTTGTTTCTAGATCCGAAGCAGTAATCGTAATTTTGTTCTCGGATAAATGGAATAAGAAATTATCCAAAATAGGCAAAGTGTTTTTATTACTAATCACTTTACTTATCGCATTTAAATGCTTCAATAGTTCCGTACTTGAAACAACAAACTTCATATTATCTCTTTTTAATCATTATCTACTCCCTATCGATCTACCACAAAGGCATCCTCGATGTTGATTATTTTTTAAGAATCAAATGCTTAGCAGATTCTTTATATCATAAATAAAAAACAATCTACTCTGTACGAATATACAAACTTATCCCTAAATAAGTTCGAATTGATCGAATATTTTTGTTCTCGTCACATTATTCTCTAATCGTAATGAAGAAAGAAAGTAAAGAATAAAAGTTTTAATCCGACCATCTTTTTATCTCACAGTCCCATCGCTCATATCAACGGTATCTAGATCTTCGCACAAAATAAAAAGCTGTTCCTACTATAATTAAAAACAGTTGTGGAAGAAGCACATTTAAAAACTGTATCATAAAGCGATGTGATTGTAGCTTGACCTTGTCCAAGAGTCTCATCTTTAAAACACGTCCTGACAACGATGAGATCCCAGCCCTATCAGTCAAATACCTCAAAGCATTTGTAACAAACTCTTTATTACCAAATGTCTGTTTAGAGAAACGATCATATCCCATAGGCGCATATCGTGGTCTGCCTTTAACCACCTTCACTTCATTCGATAAAATACGACCATCAGCCACAACAAGCATTTTAGTCTTCTCGCTTCTACCCTTCACTTTAGTGGATGAATCAAAACCAAACGCTTTTGGCATACGATGTTCAAACGAGGAATGAAAACTCCCTTCCATCACCACACCTACTGGAACGCGGCTCTTGTTAAACAGCTCACGCTTTGGAGCTTGATTGATTAGCGCCAAAGATATTTCCAATGGAGTATTAGTTAAAAGGGCATAGGGTGATGTCGTTAATACAGGAGTGATTGAGACCCCTTCATGCCTCTTGGTTGGTGTAATTGAACTCACAAAATCACTCTTCACACGGTCTAAACCTTTTCCAATTGGATGGCTCTGATTTGGCATTAACAGTGGAGAGAAGTACCACGGTGCAGGGGTATATTTAGGCTTCTGACCAGGTAATGCGGTATTCACAGGAAGTCGCATACAATCGACATCTTGCACGAGATCAGAGTTTATTCGAACTCCATACTGAAAAAGTTGGTCTCTTAAACTGAACTCACGCCCAATCGCAATCGTAGTCATGCCATGTTCTAGACTATCTAAACTCACCGATATAGGATCAATAAATACAGCCAAACGTCCTCCATTCATTACATATTGATCCACAATAAATTTAGTCCTCTCACTCAAATCTTTTTTCGGATCAGCTATGATAACGGCAGCTATATCGCTCTGTTGTGCTCGTAATCCCTCTGCTGATAAATCGACAAAATCAAAATCTTCGGAAAGCTCTTTACGAAGAATAAAAGTCTCTTTAGGATCTAATGGGTTTCCATCAGTCAAGAAAGCAATACGATCTCGTCTCTTCTGCTTCAATTTATAGATCGCACGAACCATTTCATACTCCAACAATTCCGTAGAATTATTCAGATTTTGATCTGACGAGAATAGGCTATTCCGTTTCAAAAGATTAACAACAATCTCCTTCCCATTTCCCTTAACAACCATTGCAGGAAAAAGAAGTTGTGTTGTTGTTCCTTCAGACTTCTTTATTCTTATATCAGTAGGAGTAAGGCCTTTCTGAGATAGATAAGTGAAATATTTTTGCCTCTTATTGGGATCCACTTCTTTATAGGGATCAATT
It encodes:
- a CDS encoding fumarylacetoacetate hydrolase family protein, with protein sequence MKIICIGRNYAKHIAELKNDVPQEPVFFLKPDSAILQKNKPFYIPDFTNEVHYEVEVLFRIGRLGKNISTKFAPRYYAEVGLGIDFTARDIQQDLKQKGLPWEKAKAFDSSAVLGAFLPIEQFEDINSIPFSLYKNGEVVQEGNTKDMIFNIDQLVAHTSKYMTLKIGDIIFSGTPEGVGKVEIGDRLQGYIGEQIMFDFMVK
- a CDS encoding 3'-5' exonuclease, producing the protein MNLNLKNPIVFLDLETTGIDIVNDRIIEFAFLKIHVDGREEEFEMRINPEMKISKEAIRVHHITDEDVANCPTFKEKAKDIARFIEGCDLAGFNSNRFDIPLLSEEFLRAGVDIDMRKRKFVDVQTIFHKMEKRTLAAAYKMYCNESLENAHAAMADTRATFEVLKAQLDRYEETEVEENGKSFVPVKNDIKALSEFSCYDRNVDFAGRIVYNEDDVPVFNFGKNKGRPVTEVLEEQPGYYGWMIGGDFPLYTKKVLTQIRLGEKMKK
- the dnaN gene encoding DNA polymerase III subunit beta, producing MKFVVSSTELLKHLNAISKVISNKNTLPILDNFLFHLSENKITITASDLETTLISSVIPERVEGEGYIAIPSKILTDTLKEFAEQPLTFQVDLETCAIEILSETGKFSIVGQDGQDYPELPQLQESQRLVQIGHDVLLQGIEKTIYATADDELRPVMNGIFVEFSTNNVNFVATDAHKLVRYQRKDISCDFEASFVLPKKPASLLKAILPKEEFDVTMKFDDYNAVFAMTDYYMVCRLVEGKYPPYNSVIPKNNPNIVTVDRLDFYNTLKRVSVFANQASNLVKLDIRKSEMVISAQDVDYAISGVERVACNNEGAEIEIGFKSTFLLEILNNINAPEIRLELCDPSRAGLILPSADEFEHENILTLLMPMMVGV
- the gldG gene encoding gliding motility-associated ABC transporter substrate-binding protein GldG, with product MLPIFRREIQSFFSSLSGYLVISIFLFATSILLWVFPSEYNLLSTGYANLDGLFDLGPWVLLFLAPAITMKMFAEERRQRTLELLLTRPVSRFQVVLGKFLAACFLVFLAMVPTLIYYFTVYYLGDPIGCIDSGAVGGSYLGMFLLATVYLAVGIFCSVITESQVISFLLAVVINMFLYNAFGVGSQLYPMSQFWGGVASLGLDEHYHSIARGVVLAKDIIYFLVMVAFFICAATMSLSWNAIHRDQKRKSIVLNTVFTALLLWGGTFVDFQLDLTEEGRYSLSDVSEEVISDVDFPIQVDLYLAGEMPAKFRVFQENITQKISVLDSYSSSPIHYDLIDPYKEVDPNKRQKYFTYLSQKGLTPTDIRIKKSEGTTTQLLFPAMVVKGNGKEIVVNLLKRNSLFSSDQNLNNSTELLEYEMVRAIYKLKQKRRDRIAFLTDGNPLDPKETFILRKELSEDFDFVDLSAEGLRAQQSDIAAVIIADPKKDLSERTKFIVDQYVMNGGRLAVFIDPISVSLDSLEHGMTTIAIGREFSLRDQLFQYGVRINSDLVQDVDCMRLPVNTALPGQKPKYTPAPWYFSPLLMPNQSHPIGKGLDRVKSDFVSSITPTKRHEGVSITPVLTTSPYALLTNTPLEISLALINQAPKRELFNKSRVPVGVVMEGSFHSSFEHRMPKAFGFDSSTKVKGRSEKTKMLVVADGRILSNEVKVVKGRPRYAPMGYDRFSKQTFGNKEFVTNALRYLTDRAGISSLSGRVLKMRLLDKVKLQSHRFMIQFLNVLLPQLFLIIVGTAFYFVRRSRYR